From Bacteroidales bacterium, one genomic window encodes:
- a CDS encoding DNA polymerase III subunit gamma/tau, protein MEKFIVSARKYRPATFSTLIGQDSIATTLKNSIKRGQLAHAYLFCGPRGVGKTTTARIFAKTINCMNPGPDMEPCGECESCKSFDEGRSYCIHELDAASNNSVDDIRALTEKVMIPPQIGKYSVYIIDEVHMLSTAAFNAFLKTLEEPPAHAIFILATTEKQKIIPTILSRCQVFDFNRISIPDIVKNLKQIAEKEQVTIDDESLHVIAQKADGAMRDALTLFDQVVAFCGNTVKYEEVIKNLNVLDYDYYFRLTDLSLNGDFANSLVLFDDVLRKGFNALYFVDGLGNHLRNLLVCKESASAKLLEVSPALEKKYNEQAQKCPLKFLFNALASTEKCAGEFNRSGNQRLLVEFMLVRISQITGAKPVAQPAAQPVVAPAVQPVAAPAAQPVKAEAPATEPVATAQPAQAGATAPEPTKAVATESSERMERSDFKRADSSATATQPAAAQPTAAQPVAATAQPAVVQAGATAAEPTKAVATESSAATATQPAAAQPATQPAANGISIASLMAKAKQQDTAAKTPEKPLDFMGPSEQEEVTIEKVKKAWEKLATEYTTKYPTLVKFAATIKNTVPVLEEDNLTVDFLVGNSNQKMWIEKNAGKQMADFLRKNLNNKNVHLAIKIKTQEQIGKKMYLPEEQEDHIKNTNSEVAKLKDDLGLQLK, encoded by the coding sequence ATGGAAAAGTTTATTGTTTCTGCAAGAAAATACCGCCCGGCAACGTTTTCAACATTGATTGGGCAAGACAGCATAGCAACTACGCTTAAGAATTCTATAAAGCGCGGGCAATTAGCTCACGCATACCTGTTTTGCGGCCCCAGGGGAGTAGGAAAAACAACAACCGCAAGAATATTTGCAAAGACCATAAACTGCATGAATCCGGGCCCCGATATGGAGCCTTGCGGCGAGTGCGAATCTTGCAAATCTTTTGACGAGGGACGTTCATATTGCATTCATGAACTGGACGCTGCGTCAAATAACTCCGTAGATGACATTCGCGCTCTTACGGAAAAAGTTATGATACCTCCGCAAATTGGAAAGTACAGCGTATACATTATAGATGAGGTACATATGCTATCCACGGCCGCATTCAACGCTTTTCTTAAAACGTTGGAAGAGCCGCCTGCGCACGCAATTTTCATTTTGGCCACAACGGAGAAACAAAAAATAATTCCAACAATATTAAGCCGCTGCCAAGTCTTTGATTTCAACAGGATATCTATCCCCGATATTGTCAAAAATCTTAAGCAAATAGCTGAGAAAGAGCAGGTCACGATAGATGATGAATCTCTTCATGTTATTGCGCAAAAGGCTGACGGAGCAATGAGAGATGCTCTGACTCTTTTTGACCAGGTTGTTGCATTCTGCGGAAATACAGTTAAATATGAGGAAGTTATAAAGAATCTGAATGTCCTTGATTATGACTACTATTTCCGGTTAACCGACTTGTCTCTTAATGGAGATTTTGCAAATTCACTTGTATTGTTTGATGATGTTTTGCGCAAAGGCTTTAACGCATTATACTTTGTGGACGGACTAGGCAATCACTTGCGTAACTTACTGGTTTGCAAGGAGAGCGCCTCTGCAAAACTTTTGGAAGTTTCTCCTGCCCTGGAGAAAAAATATAATGAGCAGGCGCAAAAATGCCCGCTGAAATTTTTGTTCAATGCACTTGCTTCAACTGAAAAGTGCGCAGGTGAATTTAACCGCAGCGGCAATCAGCGGCTCCTGGTGGAGTTTATGCTTGTGCGCATCAGCCAAATTACCGGTGCCAAACCAGTTGCTCAACCTGCTGCCCAACCTGTTGTAGCTCCTGCTGTTCAACCTGTTGCAGCTCCTGCTGCCCAACCTGTTAAAGCTGAAGCACCTGCTACAGAACCTGTTGCAACTGCACAACCAGCGCAGGCAGGTGCAACTGCTCCAGAACCAACAAAAGCAGTTGCAACTGAGTCCAGCGAGCGCATGGAGCGAAGCGACTTTAAGCGAGCGGACTCCAGTGCAACTGCAACTCAACCTGCCGCAGCACAACCAACTGCCGCACAACCAGTCGCAGCAACTGCACAACCTGCAGTAGTACAGGCAGGCGCAACTGCCGCAGAACCGACAAAAGCAGTTGCAACTGAGTCCAGCGCAGCAACTGCAACTCAACCTGCCGCAGCACAACCAGCAACGCAACCCGCTGCAAACGGCATAAGCATTGCATCACTCATGGCAAAAGCCAAACAACAAGACACCGCCGCAAAAACGCCGGAAAAGCCGCTTGACTTCATGGGACCTTCTGAACAAGAAGAAGTTACAATAGAGAAAGTAAAGAAAGCATGGGAAAAACTGGCAACAGAATACACCACAAAATACCCGACACTTGTAAAATTTGCCGCCACAATAAAAAACACTGTCCCCGTTTTGGAAGAGGATAATCTCACGGTAGATTTTCTTGTTGGCAACAGCAATCAAAAAATGTGGATAGAAAAAAATGCCGGCAAGCAAATGGCAGATTTTCTAAGAAAAAATCTTAACAATAAAAATGTACACCTTGCCATCAAAATAAAGACTCAGGAGCAAATAGGGAAAAAGATGTATTTACCTGAAGAGCAAGAAGATCACATAAAGAACACCAACTCTGAAGTTGCAAAATTAAAAGATGACCTCGGGCTTCAATTAAAATAA
- a CDS encoding insulinase family protein, translated as MNKENMLFAFKRTSSPVAYCALSTRFGTRNEEEKYNGLAHLTEHMLFKGTSKKNSIEINSTLEKVGGELNAFTTKERIVVYSTVLKQDIKKAISLLFEIAFASKFPTDELKKEKTVVYDEIITYLDSPSDQIYDTFESKLFAGSKLGLPILGEKKTIEPITSAVLQKNLKKYFTPGNMSFTIAGDFDTKEIAAEVEKELHEWRPASSLRVVAASEPVLGDESEPVGAASLKVAGAPCAQLAQQDSSSTTCKRAGDNKPAFAKAAVQTADAKAAAAKALAAGKKFNETVEKKLRQVHCIIGCSAYSVYDKDKKMALSLLTNILGGPASNSRLNLSLREKNALVYTVEANYILYQDTGAFSIYFGCDKPFFKKCITLIKKELELAVTKKISARALAAAKKQLIGQLLIGNDNAEAQCLTMGKSLLVSGKIQPVDETVRRINSVTAEQIQSVAKEVLRWNRMSMLVFE; from the coding sequence ATGAACAAAGAAAACATGCTTTTTGCATTCAAAAGAACATCTTCACCAGTAGCATATTGTGCTTTAAGTACAAGATTTGGCACACGCAATGAAGAGGAAAAATATAATGGACTTGCGCATCTTACGGAGCACATGTTATTCAAAGGAACTTCTAAAAAGAATTCCATAGAAATAAACAGCACTTTGGAAAAAGTAGGCGGAGAACTTAATGCTTTTACCACCAAGGAGAGGATAGTGGTGTATTCTACTGTGCTTAAGCAAGATATAAAGAAGGCTATATCTCTTTTGTTTGAGATAGCGTTTGCTTCTAAGTTCCCGACAGATGAGTTAAAGAAGGAGAAAACAGTTGTGTATGATGAGATTATAACATATCTGGATTCCCCTTCAGATCAGATTTATGATACGTTTGAATCAAAACTTTTTGCGGGCAGCAAACTTGGACTTCCGATTTTGGGTGAGAAAAAAACAATTGAGCCAATTACTTCTGCCGTTCTGCAGAAAAATTTGAAGAAGTATTTTACTCCAGGCAATATGAGTTTTACAATTGCAGGAGACTTTGATACAAAGGAGATTGCAGCGGAGGTTGAAAAAGAGCTGCATGAGTGGAGGCCGGCAAGTTCACTTAGGGTTGTTGCTGCGTCAGAGCCTGTTTTAGGAGATGAGTCAGAGCCTGTTGGAGCCGCTTCGCTTAAAGTCGCTGGCGCTCCATGCGCTCAGCTGGCTCAACAGGACTCTTCCTCAACCACATGTAAGCGAGCAGGTGACAACAAGCCTGCATTTGCAAAAGCTGCTGTGCAAACAGCTGATGCAAAAGCTGCTGCTGCAAAGGCATTAGCCGCAGGCAAAAAATTCAATGAAACTGTCGAGAAAAAACTAAGACAAGTCCACTGCATCATCGGATGCTCCGCATACTCTGTCTATGATAAAGATAAGAAGATGGCACTCTCTCTGCTGACAAATATTTTAGGCGGACCTGCATCAAACTCAAGGCTGAATCTCTCTCTGCGTGAGAAGAATGCGCTGGTTTATACGGTAGAAGCAAATTATATTTTGTATCAGGATACCGGAGCGTTTTCTATTTATTTTGGATGCGATAAACCTTTCTTTAAAAAGTGTATCACTCTGATTAAAAAGGAATTGGAGCTTGCAGTGACAAAAAAGATTTCTGCGCGCGCACTTGCTGCTGCAAAAAAACAATTGATAGGGCAGTTGCTGATAGGAAACGATAATGCTGAGGCACAGTGTCTTACGATGGGCAAGTCGTTGTTGGTTTCCGGGAAAATACAACCTGTAGATGAAACTGTCCGCAGGATAAACTCCGTAACCGCAGAGCAAATTCAATCGGTTGCCAAAGAGGTTCTCAGGTGGAACCGCATGTCCATGCTGGTGTTTGAATAA
- a CDS encoding flavodoxin, giving the protein MKKIFCILLSGFVLLAASCAGKISKNQSVDIEKNTNNLKKDNIKSKNNMGAQQKVLVAYFSHAGENYSVGVIKKGNTKIIAEMIANQMHGDLFEMIPINDYSSNYKVCVKAAAEEKRQNARPALKSDTIIENYDVIFIGYPNWCGDMPMIVYTFLEKHNWQGKTVIPFCTNEGSGLSDTEHSIAKSCKGAKTLSGLSIRGSVAQNEQEKALQQVTDWLKKLGF; this is encoded by the coding sequence ATGAAAAAGATATTTTGCATTTTGCTGTCCGGCTTTGTCCTGCTTGCTGCTTCATGTGCAGGCAAAATTTCAAAGAATCAATCAGTTGATATTGAAAAGAATACAAATAATTTAAAAAAGGATAATATAAAAAGTAAAAATAATATGGGCGCACAACAAAAAGTATTAGTAGCCTATTTTTCTCATGCAGGAGAAAATTACAGCGTAGGCGTTATCAAAAAAGGCAACACAAAGATTATAGCGGAAATGATTGCAAATCAGATGCATGGAGATTTGTTTGAAATGATACCAATAAATGATTATTCAAGTAATTATAAGGTCTGCGTAAAAGCTGCAGCAGAGGAGAAGAGACAAAATGCAAGGCCGGCATTAAAAAGCGATACAATAATTGAAAACTATGATGTGATTTTTATTGGATACCCAAATTGGTGCGGGGATATGCCAATGATTGTATATACATTTTTGGAAAAGCACAACTGGCAAGGAAAAACAGTAATACCCTTCTGCACAAATGAAGGCAGCGGACTATCTGACACCGAGCACAGTATAGCAAAGAGTTGCAAGGGTGCAAAAACTCTCTCCGGACTCTCCATAAGGGGTTCAGTAGCGCAGAATGAACAGGAAAAGGCACTACAGCAAGTAACTGACTGGCTTAAGAAGTTAGGATTTTAG
- a CDS encoding GntP family permease, with protein sequence MLIVISFVAAIVLLIISISKWKIHPFLALMGISLLLAIVLKLPLDAIPDIIGKGFASTFTGIGIVIILGMLIGSILEASGAAIKLADVVVKTVGKKHPELAMLIMGFIVSIPVFCDSGFVIMNPIRKAMSRKTGVSPVSMAVALAAGLYCSHVFIPPTPGPIAAAGFLGVENNLLGIIGLGTLISIPCLVVAYFYARYIGKKTHSSEESVVASAIDNTVNYNDLPSGWAAFAPIIIPIVFMAAGSVASLIGIDANSAGGGGFLYKLLVFLGKPIIALTAGLLFALVLLPYIKMRGGSFRTITEDSLKTAGPILFITAAGGVLGGVITSAGFVELIKSHASAISSIGILFPFIIAAILKTAQGSSTVAITTTAGIMGMYSSGSSMMAALGLTSPLAAVLTVLAIGAGGMTVSHANDSYFWVVTSFSGQDTKTGYKTQTVSTLLLGLTAIATIVILKSVLL encoded by the coding sequence ATGCTGATAGTAATCTCATTCGTTGCAGCTATTGTGCTGCTGATTATCTCAATTTCCAAGTGGAAAATTCACCCGTTTCTTGCCCTTATGGGGATTAGCCTTTTGCTGGCTATTGTGCTTAAACTTCCGCTTGATGCTATCCCGGATATCATAGGAAAAGGATTCGCATCCACGTTCACAGGCATTGGAATTGTCATCATCTTGGGAATGCTGATAGGCAGCATATTAGAGGCGAGCGGCGCCGCAATAAAACTTGCAGATGTTGTTGTAAAAACTGTCGGGAAAAAACACCCGGAGCTGGCTATGCTGATTATGGGATTCATCGTTTCTATTCCCGTTTTTTGCGACAGCGGTTTTGTTATTATGAACCCTATCCGCAAAGCCATGAGCCGCAAAACCGGAGTATCCCCTGTGTCAATGGCAGTTGCGCTGGCGGCAGGACTTTACTGTTCACATGTTTTTATTCCGCCCACACCTGGTCCGATTGCAGCTGCCGGCTTTTTGGGAGTTGAAAACAATCTTCTGGGAATCATAGGTTTAGGAACGTTAATTTCTATTCCTTGTTTGGTTGTAGCCTATTTTTATGCAAGATATATTGGAAAGAAAACGCACTCATCAGAGGAATCTGTTGTTGCCTCAGCGATAGATAATACTGTAAATTACAATGATTTACCATCGGGGTGGGCGGCATTTGCCCCTATTATTATCCCGATAGTTTTTATGGCCGCAGGCTCTGTTGCAAGTCTTATTGGCATTGATGCAAACAGCGCAGGAGGAGGCGGATTTCTTTACAAGCTCCTCGTCTTTCTGGGCAAGCCAATCATCGCTCTAACAGCAGGTTTGCTGTTTGCTCTGGTGCTGCTCCCATACATAAAAATGCGCGGCGGTTCATTTAGAACTATCACTGAAGATTCGTTAAAAACAGCCGGGCCAATTCTTTTTATCACTGCGGCAGGCGGCGTGCTCGGCGGAGTCATTACCTCCGCAGGTTTTGTGGAATTAATCAAAAGCCACGCATCCGCAATATCATCTATCGGGATACTATTCCCGTTCATCATTGCAGCCATTCTTAAAACAGCGCAAGGCTCTTCTACTGTGGCAATTACAACAACCGCCGGAATTATGGGAATGTACTCCAGCGGTTCATCCATGATGGCGGCGCTTGGACTAACATCTCCGCTTGCAGCAGTTCTTACAGTACTAGCAATAGGCGCAGGCGGCATGACCGTTTCCCATGCAAACGACAGTTACTTTTGGGTTGTCACAAGCTTCAGCGGGCAGGACACAAAAACGGGTTACAAAACACAAACCGTCTCCACGCTTTTGCTTGGCCTAACGGCAATTGCAACGATTGTAATTTTAAAGAGCGTGCTTTTATAA
- a CDS encoding class I SAM-dependent methyltransferase, with amino-acid sequence MDKQQLENIWEKAKGIKEDEALQWLVRQTHTRTNHARMLVGAEEGAFLELFVQQVKAQRVLELGTFTGYSAIRLARGGAHVDAVEINDELEDLIREGFERARVTDKIDLHFTDAKIFLKDCRNQYDIVFIDANKREYPAYYELVFPLVKEGGYILADNVLWSGKLEEALQKKEAQEIKTEELKPDILKLDAQTSGIVEFYLTAKNDRRVEFITLPIRDGLSIIRKK; translated from the coding sequence ATGGACAAGCAGCAGCTGGAAAATATCTGGGAGAAGGCAAAGGGCATTAAAGAGGATGAGGCTCTTCAATGGCTGGTGCGTCAAACCCACACGCGGACAAATCATGCCCGTATGTTGGTTGGTGCGGAAGAGGGGGCCTTTTTAGAGTTGTTTGTGCAACAGGTTAAGGCACAAAGAGTTCTTGAGCTTGGAACTTTTACAGGTTACTCTGCTATTCGGCTTGCAAGAGGCGGTGCGCATGTTGATGCAGTTGAAATAAATGATGAACTAGAAGATTTAATCAGAGAAGGTTTTGAGCGTGCAAGGGTAACAGATAAAATTGATTTGCATTTTACCGATGCAAAAATTTTTCTTAAGGATTGCAGAAATCAATATGACATTGTTTTCATTGATGCAAACAAAAGAGAGTATCCCGCATATTATGAATTAGTTTTCCCGCTTGTTAAGGAAGGAGGTTACATATTGGCAGACAATGTGTTATGGAGCGGCAAGCTGGAAGAGGCGCTGCAGAAAAAAGAGGCTCAGGAGATAAAAACGGAAGAACTCAAACCGGACATTTTAAAACTTGATGCGCAAACTTCCGGGATTGTTGAATTTTATCTCACTGCAAAAAACGACCGGCGGGTAGAGTTTATCACTCTTCCTATTCGCGACGGATTATCTATTATAAGGAAGAAATAA
- a CDS encoding transglutaminase-like domain-containing protein yields MKKLFLSVVVLATAISLCGCQPKMKLNSDGTVKIDNSELDQMIENGKFAKAKKIIAKELAMNNLSDSTKMAINFETEKMNRIAAEFNQTDSTVMPYIKKYIPDVTPKQIREWKKSGALECKVIDGKTFYFRKAARNLFRIDTLAKKTFEKVEGPEQGLGKFLSNYLAGVVSAAKKPIPATDKQKASYVEPVTMTLHFSMEVDPDAVPAGQTVRVWLPYPRVTPKYNNVKLLSVSQPDYKQSPVSNMRSCLYMEKISNGKDTLKFGYDITLTSYNQYFTFDPRDIKPYDTRSNFYKFYTSQRKQHVVFYDDIKALTSSIVGKETNPYQKVLKIWSWINNHTVWAGARDYSTIPNIPEYVLANKHGDCGEVSLLFITMARIAGVPARWQSGWMLHPGDINLHDWAQVYYEGIGWVPVDQSFGFVTSKDEDVHLFYSKGLDAFRYVVNDEYGDLAPLYPAKIYPHSDEVDFQMGEVEWKGGNVYNNKWSSSMKVDYISPAFNPADTYK; encoded by the coding sequence ATGAAAAAATTATTTTTATCAGTCGTCGTTTTGGCCACCGCAATTTCCCTTTGCGGATGCCAGCCCAAAATGAAACTTAATTCTGACGGAACCGTCAAGATAGATAATAGCGAACTTGACCAGATGATAGAGAACGGAAAGTTTGCAAAGGCAAAAAAGATTATTGCTAAAGAGCTGGCCATGAACAATTTGTCTGATTCCACAAAAATGGCTATCAATTTTGAGACAGAGAAGATGAACAGAATTGCGGCAGAATTTAATCAGACAGATTCTACAGTAATGCCGTACATAAAAAAATATATTCCTGATGTTACTCCTAAGCAAATACGCGAGTGGAAAAAGAGCGGAGCCCTTGAGTGCAAAGTAATTGACGGGAAGACATTCTATTTTAGAAAGGCGGCAAGAAATCTTTTCCGCATAGATACTCTTGCTAAAAAGACATTTGAAAAAGTTGAAGGCCCAGAACAAGGTCTTGGCAAATTTTTAAGCAATTACCTAGCCGGAGTAGTAAGTGCCGCAAAAAAGCCGATACCTGCAACAGACAAGCAGAAAGCAAGTTATGTGGAACCTGTTACCATGACTTTACATTTTTCCATGGAGGTTGACCCTGATGCCGTACCTGCAGGACAAACAGTTAGAGTATGGCTTCCCTATCCAAGAGTTACTCCAAAATACAATAATGTAAAATTGCTAAGCGTGTCACAGCCAGACTACAAACAGTCACCTGTTTCCAACATGCGCAGCTGCCTGTATATGGAGAAAATTTCCAACGGCAAAGACACTCTTAAATTTGGTTATGATATCACTCTTACTTCTTACAATCAGTACTTCACATTTGACCCGCGGGATATAAAACCGTATGACACAAGAAGCAACTTTTATAAGTTTTATACATCCCAAAGAAAGCAACACGTTGTTTTCTATGATGACATTAAAGCTCTGACAAGCAGCATAGTAGGAAAAGAAACAAATCCATACCAGAAGGTTTTGAAAATCTGGAGCTGGATTAACAATCACACAGTTTGGGCAGGTGCAAGAGACTATTCCACCATACCAAATATTCCGGAATATGTGCTTGCAAATAAGCACGGAGATTGCGGAGAGGTTTCACTTCTTTTCATCACGATGGCCCGTATCGCCGGTGTTCCTGCAAGATGGCAAAGCGGCTGGATGCTTCATCCGGGAGATATAAATTTGCATGACTGGGCGCAGGTTTATTATGAAGGAATTGGATGGGTACCTGTAGATCAGTCATTTGGCTTTGTAACAAGCAAAGATGAAGATGTACATTTATTCTACAGCAAAGGACTTGACGCGTTCAGATATGTAGTCAATGATGAATATGGAGACCTTGCTCCTCTTTACCCTGCAAAAATATATCCTCACTCAGATGAGGTTGATTTCCAGATGGGTGAAGTAGAGTGGAAAGGCGGCAACGTTTACAACAACAAATGGAGCTCCTCCATGAAAGTAGACTACATCAGCCCGGCATTCAACCCAGCAGATACTTACAAATAG
- the efp gene encoding elongation factor P, giving the protein MATTGDFKNGIFFLFNEHPCQLVYFQHVKPGKGNTIVRTKFKDLNTGKLLEHTYGAGERIDLVSVERRPYQFLYKDDTGYNFMHKETYEQVHLNEDFVSNADLMKEGQDVEMMVWADKEEILTCELPQFVTLQVTYTEPAVKGNTSTNALKEATLETGAKVMVPLFINEGEKISIKVEDRSYGERVKE; this is encoded by the coding sequence ATGGCAACTACAGGAGATTTTAAAAACGGAATATTTTTCCTATTCAACGAACATCCTTGCCAGCTGGTTTATTTCCAGCACGTTAAGCCGGGCAAAGGAAACACTATCGTGAGAACAAAATTTAAAGATTTAAACACCGGCAAGCTGTTGGAACACACTTATGGCGCTGGAGAGCGCATAGACCTTGTATCTGTGGAGAGAAGACCTTACCAGTTCCTTTACAAAGACGATACGGGCTACAACTTCATGCATAAAGAGACTTATGAGCAAGTTCATCTAAATGAGGATTTTGTAAGCAATGCAGACCTTATGAAAGAGGGACAAGATGTTGAGATGATGGTATGGGCAGACAAAGAGGAAATTCTTACATGTGAGCTGCCTCAGTTTGTAACTCTGCAAGTCACTTATACAGAGCCTGCTGTAAAAGGCAATACCTCTACCAACGCTCTTAAGGAGGCAACTTTGGAGACCGGCGCAAAAGTTATGGTTCCGCTCTTCATCAATGAAGGAGAGAAAATAAGCATCAAAGTAGAAGACCGTTCATACGGAGAGAGAGTAAAGGAATAG